One segment of Streptomyces sp. XD-27 DNA contains the following:
- a CDS encoding DUF2637 domain-containing protein: MQLTRTHRILIGVVVTGAIVIAGIGFAGSYAAVRDLAHDKGFGGFSDVFPIGVDAGIVVLLALDLLLTWLRIPFPLLRQTAWLLTAATIAFNGAASWPDPLGVGMHAVIPVLFVVSVEAARHAIGRIADITADRHMESVRVARWLLAPVPTFRLWRRMKLWELRSYDEVIKIEQDRLIYRARLRARYGRAWRRKAPVESLMPLRLARYGVPLAETAEAGLAAAGIEPAPTRPALPAAEAPVADVPAAYAPVVDAPVVDAPMVDAPVAHAPTAVGPTAGPHAPAAAETPGPAAAQPQALPQSVPLPVYQPDEAYAPDEAYRPDETYGNEQPHPHPQQNTPYAAEPPYPGGQVTVPVSPGRVRNLGVPDDVPREELYYAAFRRHYEEHGKFPSHYQFGRRLQEMYGISELSADELRALVDECRERHREMNVEHIP, encoded by the coding sequence ATGCAGCTGACACGTACGCACCGAATACTCATCGGCGTGGTCGTCACCGGTGCCATAGTGATCGCCGGTATCGGCTTCGCCGGCTCCTACGCCGCCGTCCGCGACCTCGCGCACGACAAGGGGTTCGGCGGCTTCTCGGACGTCTTCCCCATCGGCGTGGACGCGGGCATCGTCGTCCTGCTGGCCCTGGACCTGCTGCTCACCTGGCTCCGCATCCCGTTCCCCCTGCTGCGCCAGACGGCCTGGCTGCTGACCGCCGCCACCATCGCGTTCAACGGCGCGGCCAGCTGGCCCGACCCGCTCGGGGTCGGGATGCACGCCGTGATCCCGGTGCTGTTCGTGGTCTCCGTGGAGGCGGCGCGGCACGCGATCGGCCGGATCGCCGACATCACCGCGGACCGGCACATGGAGTCGGTCCGCGTCGCCCGCTGGCTGCTGGCACCGGTGCCCACCTTCCGGCTCTGGCGCCGGATGAAGCTGTGGGAGCTGCGGTCGTACGACGAGGTCATCAAGATCGAGCAGGACCGGCTGATCTACCGCGCGCGGTTGCGGGCCCGGTACGGGCGCGCGTGGCGGCGCAAGGCGCCGGTGGAGTCGCTGATGCCGCTGCGGCTGGCGCGGTACGGGGTGCCGCTGGCCGAGACCGCCGAGGCGGGACTGGCCGCCGCGGGCATCGAACCCGCCCCCACCCGACCCGCGCTCCCGGCAGCGGAAGCGCCGGTGGCGGACGTACCGGCGGCGTACGCGCCGGTAGTGGACGCACCGGTGGTGGACGCACCGATGGTGGACGCACCTGTGGCGCACGCGCCAACGGCGGTCGGGCCGACGGCGGGCCCCCACGCCCCGGCCGCCGCCGAGACGCCAGGGCCCGCCGCCGCGCAGCCGCAGGCGCTACCGCAGTCGGTGCCGCTGCCCGTCTACCAGCCGGACGAGGCGTACGCGCCGGACGAGGCCTACCGACCTGACGAGACGTACGGGAACGAGCAGCCGCATCCACATCCGCAGCAGAACACCCCGTACGCCGCCGAACCGCCGTACCCCGGCGGGCAGGTGACGGTGCCGGTGTCGCCGGGCCGGGTGCGCAACCTCGGCGTCCCCGACGACGTGCCGCGCGAGGAGCTGTACTACGCCGCCTTCCGCCGGCATTACGAAGAGCACGGCAAGTTCCCCTCGCATTACCAGTTCGGCCGGAGGCTGCAGGAGATGTACGGGATCAGCGAGCTGAGCGCCGACGAGCTGCGGGCGCTGGTGGACGAGTGCCGGGAGCGGCACCGCGAGATGAACGTCGAGCACATCCCGTAG
- the lysS gene encoding lysine--tRNA ligase: MTARKEVPNVAQSTETDWVSRFADEVIAEAERRAPGKPIVCASGLSPSGPIHLGNLREVMTPHLVADEIRRRGHECVHIISWDDYDRYRKVPAGVDPSWAEHIGKPLTSVPAPPGSPYANWAEHFKAPMIEALSELGVEFHGISQTEQYTSGVYREQILHAMRHRGQIDAVLDRYRTKDKPGAKPAAKKQQQKGKLDEADAAAAEAAAEGSGAASEDDGSAGGAGYYPYKPYCGACERDLTTVTAYDDETTELTYTCQCGHTETVRLSEFDRGKLVWKVDWPMRWAYEGVVFEPSGVDHSSPGSSFVVGGQIVKEVFGGEQPIGPMYAFVGISGMAKMSSSKGGVPTPADALEIMEAPLLRWLYARRKPNQSFKIAFDQEIQRLYDEWDALERKIADGAVQPADAAAYSRATRTAAGDLPRTPHPLPYRTLASVVDITTGHDEQTLRILSDLDPANPVKSLDDTRPRLDKAERWITTQVPADQRTRVREEPDTELLGSLGDTERESLRLLLDGLDEHWSLDGLTTLVYGVPKLQAGLAADAKPTPELKVAQRTFFALLYQLLVGRDTGPRLPTLLLAVGADRVRHLLGA, encoded by the coding sequence ATGACCGCTAGGAAGGAAGTGCCGAACGTGGCTCAGAGCACCGAGACCGACTGGGTCTCCCGTTTCGCGGACGAGGTCATTGCCGAGGCGGAGCGTCGCGCCCCGGGCAAACCGATCGTCTGCGCCTCGGGCCTCAGCCCGTCCGGCCCGATCCACCTGGGCAACCTCCGCGAGGTCATGACCCCGCACCTGGTCGCCGACGAGATCCGGCGCCGCGGCCACGAGTGCGTCCACATCATCTCGTGGGACGACTACGACCGGTACCGCAAGGTCCCGGCCGGCGTCGACCCGTCCTGGGCCGAGCACATCGGCAAGCCGCTGACCTCGGTCCCGGCCCCGCCCGGCAGCCCGTACGCGAACTGGGCCGAGCACTTCAAGGCGCCCATGATCGAGGCGCTGAGCGAGCTGGGCGTGGAGTTCCACGGCATCAGCCAGACCGAGCAGTACACCTCCGGCGTCTACCGCGAGCAGATCCTGCACGCGATGCGCCACCGCGGGCAGATCGACGCCGTCCTGGACCGCTACCGCACCAAGGACAAGCCCGGCGCGAAGCCCGCGGCCAAGAAGCAGCAGCAGAAGGGCAAGCTGGACGAGGCCGACGCTGCGGCCGCCGAGGCCGCCGCCGAGGGATCCGGCGCGGCCAGCGAGGACGACGGCAGCGCGGGCGGCGCGGGCTACTACCCGTACAAGCCGTACTGCGGCGCCTGCGAGCGGGACCTGACCACGGTCACCGCCTACGACGACGAGACCACCGAGCTGACCTACACCTGCCAGTGCGGGCACACCGAGACCGTCCGCCTCAGCGAGTTCGACCGCGGCAAGCTGGTGTGGAAGGTCGACTGGCCGATGCGCTGGGCGTACGAGGGCGTGGTCTTCGAGCCGTCCGGCGTGGACCACTCCTCGCCCGGCTCCTCCTTCGTCGTCGGCGGCCAGATCGTGAAGGAGGTCTTCGGCGGCGAGCAGCCCATCGGGCCGATGTACGCCTTCGTCGGCATCAGCGGCATGGCCAAGATGTCCAGCTCCAAGGGCGGCGTGCCGACCCCGGCCGACGCGCTGGAGATCATGGAGGCCCCGCTGCTGCGCTGGCTGTACGCGCGCCGCAAGCCCAACCAGTCCTTCAAGATCGCCTTCGACCAGGAGATCCAGCGGCTGTACGACGAGTGGGACGCGCTGGAGCGGAAGATCGCCGACGGGGCCGTCCAGCCCGCCGACGCCGCCGCCTACAGCCGGGCCACCCGCACCGCCGCCGGTGATCTGCCGCGCACCCCGCACCCGCTGCCGTACCGCACGCTCGCCTCGGTCGTGGACATCACCACCGGCCACGACGAGCAGACGCTGCGCATCCTCAGCGACCTCGACCCGGCCAACCCGGTGAAGTCCCTCGACGACACCCGGCCCCGGCTGGACAAGGCCGAGCGCTGGATCACCACCCAGGTCCCGGCCGACCAGCGCACCCGCGTGCGCGAGGAGCCGGACACCGAACTGCTCGGCTCCCTCGGCGACACCGAGCGGGAGTCGCTGCGGCTGCTGCTCGACGGGCTGGACGAGCACTGGTCGCTGGACGGCCTCACCACACTGGTCTACGGCGTGCCGAAGCTCCAGGCGGGACTCGCGGCAGACGCCAAGCCCACCCCGGAGTTGAAGGTCGCCCAGCGGACCTTCTTCGCGCTGCTCTACCAGCTGCTCGTCGGACGTGACACCGGCCCGCGGCTGCCCACCCTGCTCCTGGCGGTGGGTGCCGACCGGGTGCGGCACCTGCTCGGCGCGTAA